The proteins below are encoded in one region of Syngnathus acus chromosome 2, fSynAcu1.2, whole genome shotgun sequence:
- the LOC119116520 gene encoding gap junction alpha-3 protein-like gives MGDWSFLGRLLENAQEHSTVIGKVWLTVLFIFRILVLGAAAEDVWGDEQSDFTCNTQQPGCENVCYDEAFPISHMRFWVLQIIFVSTPTLIYLGHVLHIVRMEEKRREREDENRKLGRHPGDHDPLYHNGDGGWKKEKPPIRDEHGKIRIRGALLRTYIFNIIFKTLFEVGFILGQYFLYGFHLRPLYKCRRWPCPNTVDCFISRPTEKTIFIIFMLAVACLSLVLNLLEIYHLGWKKVKQSVTNEFVVDNESLLLGAVRAGDAKTLPEEVSPPALDCLPRYASVSVVGGSVAEGGADSPAEVISLSPDTATGSVKMDRTLFHPDDLLLQSLPGSIYGGVHRQLTEEKQNWRNMALEMQDANGKNSSGSYPPPSPRISSSSSQPEESSIPPPPESQHSTFPTLPCHARLYLLSLEEALASEEKATVSDDSTVITKAEMHQPPDMQKSRRVGESSGARARPDDLAV, from the exons ATGGGTGACTGGAGCTTTCTGGGGCGACTGTTGGAGAACGCTCAGGAACACTCCACTGTGATAGGAAAG GTTTGGCTGACCGTCCTCTTCATCTTCCGTATCTTGGTGTTGGGCGCGGCGGCCGAAGACGTGTGGGGCGACGAGCAGTCCGACTTCACTTGCAACACGCAGCAGCCCGGTTGCGAGAATGTTTGCTACGACGAAGCCTTTCCCATCTCCCACATGCGCTTCTGGGTGCTGCAGATTATCTTTGTGTCCACGCCGACCCTAATCTACCTGGGACACGTGCTGCACATTGTACGCAtggaggagaagaggagggAGCGGGAAGACGAGAACAGGAAGTTAGGTCGGCACCCGGGGGACCACGACCCCCTCTACCACAACGGAGACGGCGGTTGGAAGAAGGAGAAGCCGCCGATCCGCGACGAGCACGGCAAAATCCGTATCCGCGGGGCCTTACTGAGGACCTACATCTTCAACATCATTTTCAAGACCCTGTTTGAGGTGGGCTTCATCCTGGGACAGTACTTCCTCTACGGCTTCCACTTGAGGCCACTCTATAAATGCCGCCGCTGGCCCTGTCCCAACACAGTGGACTGCTTTATATCCAG GCCAACTGAAAAAACGATATTTATCATCTTCATGCTGGCGGTGGCTTGCCTTTCATTGGTCCTCAACCTGCTGGAGATCTACCACCTGGGCTGGAAGAAAGTCAAGCAAAGCGTCACGAATGAGTTTGTGGTCGACAACGAGTCCCTGCTGCTGGGCGCAGTACGAGCCGGAGACGCCAAGACTCTTCCCGAGGAGGTCAGTCCACCGGCGCTCGACTGTTTGCCGAGGTACGCCAGCGTGAGTGTGGTCGGGGGCAGCGTAGCCGAGGGGGGTGCCGACAGTCCCGCCGAGGTAATCTCCTTAAGTCCCGATACGGCAACCGGTTCTGTCAAGATGGACCGCACCTTGTTCCACCCAGATGACCTCCTGTTACAGTCGCTGCCTGGTTCCATTTATGGAGGAGTCCACAGACAGCTGACAGAGGAGAAGCAGAACTGGAGGAACATGGCGTTGGAAATGCAGGACGCCAATGGAAAAAACTCCTCCGGCTCTTACCCTCCTCCCTCACCTCgaatctcctcctcctcctcccagcCGGAGGAGTCGAGTATCCCCCCTCCGCCGGAGTCGCAACACTCCACTTTTCCCACACTCCCTTGCCACGCTCGTCTCTACCTCCTCTCGCTGGAGGAGGCTTTGGCAAGTGAGGAGAAGGCAACGGTGAGCGACGACTCCACCGTAATTACCAAAGCGGAGATGCATCAGCCTCCTGATATGCAGAAGTCGAGACGGGTGGGCGAGAGCAGCGGCGCCAGGGCTCGGCCTGATGATTTGGCTGTGTAA
- the hpxb gene encoding hemopexin — translation MKLFATLCLGLVLRLSASLPVADVTKEDGAVQDAALPNRCDGIEFDAITPDEKGKVIFFKGAHLWKGFHGPAQLSNELFKELDDDHNIGHVDAAFRMHDPENHDDHDHIYFFLDDKVFSYYNQTLESGYPKSIQDDFPGVPSHLDAAVECPKGECVTDSVLFFKGHDVHVYDIATKAVKTKTWSNLPVCTSALRWLEHYYCFHGHNFTRFHPVSGEVNGTYPKDARDYFTDCPNFGHGGNYKIPKCSEVKIDAITSDNQGKKYFFAGPIYMRLDSQRDGLHAFPIVRTWKELTNGVDAVFSHADKHYMIKGDQVYIYKMDPHKTLIEGYPKSLKEELGIEGHVDAAFLCGDENTVSIIQGKKLYDIDLSATPRIVTKDYPLPISDIDAALCDSKGVYVFKGPSYYHYETAFTLGMARIAPVAESITPDMMGCLE, via the exons ATGAAGCTGTTCGCAACTCTCTGCTTGGGCCTCGTACTCCGCCTCAGTGCATCACT GCCCGTTGCAGATGTAACCAAAGAAG ATGGAGCTGTCCAAGATGCTGCCCTGCCGAACAGATGTGATGGGATAGAATTTGATGCGATCACTCCAGATGAGAAAGGAAAAGTAATCTTCTTCAAAG GCGCCCACTTGTGGAAAGGCTTCCACGGGCCGGCTCAGCTCTCCAATGAGTTATTCAAGGAACTTGATGATGACCATAACATTGGCCACGTTGACGCCGCCTTTCGCATGCACGATCCGGAGAACCACGATGACCACGATCACATCTATTTCTTCCTG GATGACAAGGTGTTTAGCTACTATAATCAAACTCTGGAGAGTGGCTATCCGAAATCAATACAGGACGACTTCCCCGGAGTCCCCTCTCATCTGGATGCAGCTGTGGAGTGTCCAAAAGGAGAGTGTGTGACCGACTCGGTTCTCTTCTTCAAGG GTCACGACGTGCATGTTTATGACATCGCCACCAAAGCTGTTAAAACAAAGACGTGGTCCAACTTGCCCGTGTGCACGTCTGCTTTGCGCTGGCTGGAGCACTACTACTGCTTCCACGGTCACAACTTCACTAGATTCCACCCGGTCTCAGGTGAGGTGAACGGCACCTACCCAAAGGATGCCCGCGATTACTTCACGGACTGCCCCAACTTTG GCCACGGAGGAAATTATAAAATCCCTAAATGCAGCGAAGTCAAAATAGACGCCATCACCTCGGACAACCaaggcaaaaaatatttctttgcaG GACCCATCTACATGCGTCTGGACAGTCAGCGTGATGGTCTTCACGCATTCCCCATAGTGAGGACGTGGAAGGAATTGACCAATGGTGTGGATGCTGTCTTCTCGCACGCAGATAAACACTACATGATTAAG GGCGATCAAGTGTACATCTATAAAATGGACCCGCACAAGACCCTCATCGAAGGTTACCCTAAATCCCTTAAGGAAGAGTTGGGCATCGAGGGACATGTCGATGCTGCTTTTCTGTGCGGGGATGAAAATACCGTTTCCATAATCCAAG gaaagaagCTTTACGACATTGATTTGTCGGCCACGCCAAGAATTGTGACCAAAGACTACCCCCTGCCCATTTCTGACATTGACGCTGCTTTATGCGATTCAAAGGGAGTTTATGTGTTCAAAGGACCGTCGTATTACCATTATGAGACTGCCTTCACCTTGGGTATGGCTAGAATAGCCCCTGTGGCGGAAAGTATAACCCCCGATATGATGGGATGCCTTGAGTAG